GAAATCATTTCTGTCAGGATGGAACCGCACGCGATGGCCGCCACACACCCGACGGTTTTGAAGCGTGCGGCAACGATCTTGCCGTCCACAACCTGAAGCCCAAGCTGCATGACGTCGCCGCAAGCAGGGTTGGTCATTTCCACCTGTGCAGTTGGATTCTCGAGCGCGCCTGCATTTCGTGGATTTTTGAAATGCTCCAAAACGGCGCGGCTGTAAAGACGGGAAGATTCGTCCATGAGCTCCCCAAGTATTTTTCGAGTATAGGAGCCCGGCCATTTACGGTCAACCGGCCTGGTTGAAGAAGGAGAAGAGAGGGCAAGAAGAAGAGGGAGCAGAGAGGGCAAGCTGAAGCTTGCCCCTACATAAATAATAATAATAATGCGGAAGCATTTGCTTTGGGACACGCTGCTGCCTAGAATGGGCTATGTAAGACGAGAGGGCAAGAAGAAGAGGACGAGAGGGCAAGAAGAAGAGGGAGCAGAGAGGGCAAGCTGAAGCTTGCCCCTACATAAGCCCCTACATAAGCCCCTACATAAGGCCCTACATAAGGCCCTACATAAGCCAATGCCGCGCTCGCTGCGCCACTATCTGCCTTACGTGAGGAAGATTTGGCGGAAGAAGGAGTTCGAGTCGCTCTTTCTTTTTGTCACCTCACGCTGCAATTCCCTCTGCCGCACCTGCTTTTATTGGGATAACCTCAACAAGAACGAGGACCTGACGTTCGAGCAGATGGAGAGGCTTTCGCGCACGGCGCCTCGCTTTCGCAAACTCTGGATCTCCGGCGGTGAACCTTTCATGCGCGACGAGCTGGCCGAGATCATCACCCTGTTTTGCCGCAACAACAGCATCGTCAACGTCAACCTGCCCACCAACGGTCTTTTGCCGGACAAGATTGACGCGGTGATGGACCAGGTGCTTCGGGAAAACCCCGACTTGACGGTTGACCTCAATTTCTCGATTGACGGCCTGGCCAACACGCACGATACAATTCGCGGCGTCCCCAACAACTTCCAGAAGACGCTCCGGACAATCGAACGCATGGCCAAATACCGCCAGGTGCGCCGCCTTCGACGAAACGTCGTCACCGTCATCACCCGCGAGAACTACGAGGAGTTGTTCCGCCTTGGCCTGTACTTGCTCGGCAACGCGGAAGTGGACGGAGAATATTTTGAGGTGATCCGCGGCACACCGATGGATCCCAGCCTCAAAAGGCTATCGGCAGCGGAATTGAAGGCAATTCACCTGAGGCTCTTTGCCATCCACGAGGCCTATGCCGAACGTCTGTTTGCCGACCTGACGCCCACGGCCCGCTGGTTTGCCCGCATGGTCTATCTCGGCAACCTGCGCTTCCACTTTCAGGTGCAAGAGCAGAACCTGGAGCGAGGCCACCGCTGGCCGATGGCGTGCACTGCCGGCGTGACCTCGCTGGTGGTGGACCACAACGGCGAATTTCGTTCCTGCGAGCTGCGGCCGGCGATCGGCCACCTGAAGAATTTTGATTTCAACGTCACGGCCGCGCTCGGCTCCGCCGAAATGCAAGCTGAGGTGAAAGCGATCCCGGAAGCCAATTGCTGGTGCACACACAGTTGCTTCATCCAGGACAGCATGAAGTTCGCTCCGTCGGTGCTCTTTTTTAAGATACCGTGGAGCTATTTCAAACATCGCTTGGGCCGCTGGCATCGCACGCCGGTGGAAGAATTGGCTAAATTCTACGAGCCCCTGGATGTGGCGCCGGCGGCATGACGCACGCGGTTGCTGATGGCTCTTTTGCCAGCATAGAATGGCAATTAATGCTGCGCCGCGCTCTCCGCCGCCATTCCTGGTTTCCTGCCCGGATTGTCTCCCTTGCTCCCACTGCTACGGTCATTTTCTTTTCCCCGGGGGCTGCTCGGAGGGTCGTCGGAATCACCCGATGGTGCGGGAGCGTTGCGCCGGCCGGCGACCGGCCTCAACTGGGGGAATGCCAGGATGGCGGCGCGGTATCGGCCTTGAAGAGTCTTTATTTTGCAAGACGATTGTCCTCCCATGCAGATTGAAAAAGGCAGAATTCACGCCCCCGAAATCTCTTCGGAGTGGCTCAATTCTCCTCCTTTGACGTTGCGGGAACTCCGCGGTCGCGTTGTTCTCATAGACTTCTGGGACTATACGTGCGTCAATTGCATTCGAACCCTTCCCTACCTCGTCGAATGGGACCGCCGCTACCGCGACTTGGGCCTGACCATCATCGGGGCGCACGCCCCCGAGTTCCAATTTGCGCGCACGGTGGATTTTGTGCGCGAGGCCGTGGCCCGCTTTCAAATTCGCTACCCGGTTGTGCTCGACAACCACTACCGCATCTGGCAAGCCTTCGCCAACAAATACTGGCCGGCGAAGTACCTCATCGATAAGGATGGTTACGTTCGCTATTTCCAGTTCGGCGAGGGCGATTATTCGGCAACCGAACTGACTATCCAGGAACTTCTGCGCGAAATCCAACCCGCGCTCTCGCTCCCCGCTCCTCTCCTCCCGTTCCGCGAGGCCGACCGGCCCGGTGCGGTCTGCTACCGCGTCACACCCGAACTCTATCTCGGCTATGACCGCGGCAAAATTGGCAACCCCTCCGGCTTCCGCAACGGGAGCCTTGCCCACTACGAACTGCCAGAAACTCGTTGCCCCGACGTCTTCTTTGTCGCCGGTTTTTGGACCAGCCAAGCTGAATTCATGGAGACGGCCGGAACGCCGCAGAATCCTTCGCGCCTGCTGCTGGCCTATACCGCCAAGGAGGTCAACCTGGTGATGGTGCCGGACAACGTCGAGCCCATCCGTGTCGAAATTTACCAGGACGGCCAGCCGGTTTTGTCCGAGGATGCCGGCGAAGACGTCGCCCGGATAGATGGGCGCACCTGGGTCGAAGTCACCGTCCCACGAATGTATCGCCTGATTAACAATCAAAGATTTGACGTGTCTGCCGGAGGGGCCGCCGCCCGCGAGTTGGAACTTTCCTGTGGCGCTGCTGGACTCGGGTGTTATGCTTTCACGTTCGTCTCGTGTGCACTGGATTCGGCCGCTCCCGGAGCTTCGGGACGAGCGAGCGAGAGGATGAATGGCTGACTGGCAGCGTCCGGCCCCGCACCCGATGGCCGCGGGGCGCGCCCGCGGGGTGCTCCTTCTTCTCTGCGGCATCAATTTTCTGAACTACATTGACCGCTATCTTCTCGCCGCCTGCCTCCCGCTCATCAAGGAGGAGTTCAACCTTTCCGACGCTCATCTGGGAGCGCTAGTCACGGCTTTCATGAGCTTTTATATCGTCAGCGCGCCCATCGCCGGGCTGATGGCCGATCGCTACGTGCGCAAGCGAATCTTGAGCGCCAGCATCGCCCTGTGGAGCTTGGCCACGGCCGCCACCGGACGCGCAGCGAGTTATTCGGTTCTTTTTCTTACCCGAGCCCTGGTCGGCGTAGGCGAATCCGGCTACTCGACCATCGCTCCCGCGTTTCTCTCCGATGTTTTTCCCAAGGACCATCGTGGCCGCGCCCTGGCCTGGTTCTACGTTGCCCTACCCGGCGGGGCTGCGCTGGGTTACCTGCTTGGCGGCGTGCTCACGGCCCATTTTGGATGGAGAATCACGTTCTACGTCGGCGGCGTGCCGGGGTTGCTTCTGGCGCTGTTGATTTTGAGGGTGCGCGAACCGCTGCGGGGCGAAACCGACCTCAACAGCGGTTCGATCCCGGCCATGGCGGCTCACCGTAGCGAGCGACAGTCGAGGCACTATGCCGACCTGCTTCGCAACCGTTCGTTCGTTGTCATCACCCTTTCGATGGCTGCCTTCACTTTTGCTCTCGGCGGGGTGAGCTTCTGGATGCCAACATTTCTTTCGCGCATCCGCGGCATCCCTCTCGCCACCGCCAACCTCCAGTTCGGTCTCATGACAGCCGTCTGCGGCAGCCTGGGGAGTTTCGCGGGCGGGTATCTGGGTGATTTCTTCCTGCGCTACTCTCGCAGCGCGTATCTCCTGGTCTCGGCCGGCGGGTTGCTACTGGCGGTGCCGGCGAGCCTGGTGGGGCTGCTCGCGTCCAACCCGACAACTTTCCTCATCGCGCTTGGGCTTGCCGAATTTCTGCTTTTCCTGAACTATGGCCCGCTGCACGCTGCCATGATCAACTGCGTCCACCCGGCGATTCGCAATACCGCATTGGCGGTGAACATCGTCATTCTCCATCTCCTTGGCGACGCGCTCTCGGCCTGGGTTCTGGGGGCGATTTCCGATGCCTCGCGGCTCGACCGGGCCATGCTCATCGCTCCGGCCTTTATTATGCTTTCTGCCGGCATCCTCTTGCTCGGCATCCGGGCGCTTCCCCGGGACATTGCCCGCGTGGAAGCTCAGCTCAGGGGAGAGGTTTCCCGGTGATCCAGGTTGTCGCCGGTATCCTTCGCCAGGGAAAATGCCTGCTCATTTGCCAGCGGCATCACAATGACCGCTTCCCCTTGAAATGGGAGTTCCCGGGCGGCAAAGTGCTCCCCGGCGAGCCGCCCGAGCAGGCAGTGGTCCGCGAAATCAAAGAAGAGCTGGGGGTCGAGGCCGACGTGGGGCATTTGGTCGAAAAAACGCGCCACGCCTACGACGCCGGCGGTTCACCGTCCGGCCCAGGCGGAAGCGCCACGAGCGAAGAATTCGAGATCCTATTTTTTGCTGTTCGGGGGTTTGCGGGCGAGATTAAAAACCTTGCCTTTGAAGCCATGGCCTGGGTGGAACCGGCGCATCTACTCGAATACGATTTTCTCGAAGCTGATCTGGAATTGGTTCGAAAAATCGCTTGTGGCGAAGTGGAGCCCTACCCCGGCCGTGATGGTTCTGCCCTTCAATGAAAGGCCGGATGCTTTATTCTGAGGAGCGTAAACGATGAAACGGACAGGCTTTTTCCTGGTGACGCTTGTCTTGCACTTCGCGCTTGCGGCAGCAGGGTTGATGGGAGCATCAGACTCTGCCCTGGCACAGTCAAAGTTGAATATCCATCAGGCGACACTCGAAGAACCCAACCCGGTGACGCCGGAGATTACGACCGAGGAACTCGAAAAGATTCTTGCCAGCGGGAATGAGCCCGTGCTCGATGTGCGGTCTCGAAACGAGTACGCCATTGCGCACATTCCGGGCAGTATCAACCTGTATGAGAAAGAGGTGGAACAAATCGTGGAGCGTTATCCTGACAAGAAAACGGGCATGGTCCTCTATTGCAACGGCCCTTTTTGCGGCAAGAGCCGGCGACTCTCCGAGCAGCTTGTCAAGAGGGGCTACACGGGGGTGAGGCGGTACCAGTTGGGTCTCCCGGTTTGGCGGGCGCTGGGACTCACGGTGCAAACGGACCTGGAGGGTTTTGGCTACGTGTTCAGGGGTGACAAGACGGCGGTGTTCGTTGACGCACGAAGCCGGGCTGAGTTTGAGGCCGGCAGCCTGCCGGGTGCGGTGAGCATCCGGGTGGGCGAGGCGGAGAAAGCCAACGAAGATGGCCGGCTGCCCCACAAGGACAAAGGCACGCGCGTCATCGTATTCGCGAACAGCGCCCGAGAAGCTCGCGAGATCGCTCGGGAGATCGCCAGGAAAGCATATTGGAACAGCAGCTACTTTGGAGGCGCGTTTGAAGAATTGAGG
The window above is part of the Candidatus Acidiferrales bacterium genome. Proteins encoded here:
- a CDS encoding iron-sulfur cluster assembly scaffold protein; translation: MDESSRLYSRAVLEHFKNPRNAGALENPTAQVEMTNPACGDVMQLGLQVVDGKIVAARFKTVGCVAAIACGSILTEMIS
- a CDS encoding radical SAM protein produces the protein MPRSLRHYLPYVRKIWRKKEFESLFLFVTSRCNSLCRTCFYWDNLNKNEDLTFEQMERLSRTAPRFRKLWISGGEPFMRDELAEIITLFCRNNSIVNVNLPTNGLLPDKIDAVMDQVLRENPDLTVDLNFSIDGLANTHDTIRGVPNNFQKTLRTIERMAKYRQVRRLRRNVVTVITRENYEELFRLGLYLLGNAEVDGEYFEVIRGTPMDPSLKRLSAAELKAIHLRLFAIHEAYAERLFADLTPTARWFARMVYLGNLRFHFQVQEQNLERGHRWPMACTAGVTSLVVDHNGEFRSCELRPAIGHLKNFDFNVTAALGSAEMQAEVKAIPEANCWCTHSCFIQDSMKFAPSVLFFKIPWSYFKHRLGRWHRTPVEELAKFYEPLDVAPAA
- a CDS encoding redoxin domain-containing protein, yielding MQIEKGRIHAPEISSEWLNSPPLTLRELRGRVVLIDFWDYTCVNCIRTLPYLVEWDRRYRDLGLTIIGAHAPEFQFARTVDFVREAVARFQIRYPVVLDNHYRIWQAFANKYWPAKYLIDKDGYVRYFQFGEGDYSATELTIQELLREIQPALSLPAPLLPFREADRPGAVCYRVTPELYLGYDRGKIGNPSGFRNGSLAHYELPETRCPDVFFVAGFWTSQAEFMETAGTPQNPSRLLLAYTAKEVNLVMVPDNVEPIRVEIYQDGQPVLSEDAGEDVARIDGRTWVEVTVPRMYRLINNQRFDVSAGGAAARELELSCGAAGLGCYAFTFVSCALDSAAPGASGRASERMNG
- a CDS encoding MFS transporter, giving the protein MADWQRPAPHPMAAGRARGVLLLLCGINFLNYIDRYLLAACLPLIKEEFNLSDAHLGALVTAFMSFYIVSAPIAGLMADRYVRKRILSASIALWSLATAATGRAASYSVLFLTRALVGVGESGYSTIAPAFLSDVFPKDHRGRALAWFYVALPGGAALGYLLGGVLTAHFGWRITFYVGGVPGLLLALLILRVREPLRGETDLNSGSIPAMAAHRSERQSRHYADLLRNRSFVVITLSMAAFTFALGGVSFWMPTFLSRIRGIPLATANLQFGLMTAVCGSLGSFAGGYLGDFFLRYSRSAYLLVSAGGLLLAVPASLVGLLASNPTTFLIALGLAEFLLFLNYGPLHAAMINCVHPAIRNTALAVNIVILHLLGDALSAWVLGAISDASRLDRAMLIAPAFIMLSAGILLLGIRALPRDIARVEAQLRGEVSR
- a CDS encoding (deoxy)nucleoside triphosphate pyrophosphohydrolase, whose amino-acid sequence is MIQVVAGILRQGKCLLICQRHHNDRFPLKWEFPGGKVLPGEPPEQAVVREIKEELGVEADVGHLVEKTRHAYDAGGSPSGPGGSATSEEFEILFFAVRGFAGEIKNLAFEAMAWVEPAHLLEYDFLEADLELVRKIACGEVEPYPGRDGSALQ
- a CDS encoding rhodanese-like domain-containing protein, with translation MKRTGFFLVTLVLHFALAAAGLMGASDSALAQSKLNIHQATLEEPNPVTPEITTEELEKILASGNEPVLDVRSRNEYAIAHIPGSINLYEKEVEQIVERYPDKKTGMVLYCNGPFCGKSRRLSEQLVKRGYTGVRRYQLGLPVWRALGLTVQTDLEGFGYVFRGDKTAVFVDARSRAEFEAGSLPGAVSIRVGEAEKANEDGRLPHKDKGTRVIVFANSAREAREIAREIARKAYWNSSYFGGAFEELRRAGLWPR